A window of Ignavibacteria bacterium contains these coding sequences:
- the pheS gene encoding phenylalanine--tRNA ligase subunit alpha yields the protein MNYLELIQKTAENARNDLGEICTPQSAEDFRIKYLGRKGKISDLFEKISAVPKEIKSQFGRELNSLKKELEARYEDIIEKFPKSKSTVLGEDLTLPGLKPNIGSKHIVTQTLNEIKEIFKNFGFITAEGPEVESDYYNFSALNFPEDHPARDMQDTFFVSKDLLLRTHTSPVQIRYMEKHPPPIRIIAPGRVFRNEAVSARSHCIFHQVEGLYVDRKVTFAELKGTLFNFAKLFYGSDVSIRFRPSFFPFTEPSAEMDVSCVLCRGKGCRVCKYSGWLEILGCGMVDPNVFKSVDYDPEEFTGYAFGIGIERIAMLKYGIDDIRILFDNDIRFLKQFTRI from the coding sequence ATGAATTATCTCGAACTGATTCAGAAAACAGCCGAAAACGCAAGAAATGATTTAGGTGAAATTTGTACTCCTCAATCTGCTGAGGATTTTAGAATAAAATATCTCGGCAGAAAAGGTAAGATATCAGACCTTTTTGAAAAGATTAGTGCTGTCCCAAAAGAAATCAAATCTCAGTTTGGGCGTGAATTAAATTCATTGAAAAAAGAACTTGAAGCAAGGTACGAAGATATAATTGAGAAATTTCCCAAATCAAAATCAACCGTTCTTGGAGAAGACTTAACCCTCCCTGGATTAAAACCAAATATCGGTTCAAAGCACATTGTCACTCAAACCTTGAATGAAATCAAAGAGATCTTCAAGAACTTCGGCTTCATTACAGCCGAGGGACCTGAAGTTGAATCTGATTATTATAATTTTTCAGCTCTAAACTTTCCCGAAGATCATCCTGCAAGAGATATGCAGGATACGTTTTTTGTGTCTAAAGATTTGCTGCTTCGGACTCACACTTCTCCAGTTCAAATTCGATACATGGAAAAACATCCTCCTCCGATTCGTATCATTGCACCCGGTCGAGTGTTTAGAAATGAAGCTGTAAGTGCTCGGAGTCATTGCATCTTTCATCAAGTTGAAGGATTGTATGTCGACAGAAAAGTAACTTTCGCTGAACTTAAAGGGACATTATTTAATTTCGCGAAATTGTTTTATGGGAGTGATGTTTCAATTAGATTTAGACCCAGCTTTTTCCCATTTACAGAGCCTAGTGCTGAGATGGATGTAAGTTGTGTATTATGCAGAGGCAAAGGCTGTCGAGTTTGCAAATACAGCGGCTGGCTCGAAATTCTTGGTTGCGGAATGGTTGATCCTAATGTTTTCAAATCTGTGGATTATGATCCTGAAGAATTCACTGGCTACGCTTTTGGAATCGGCATTGAACGCATAGCAATGTTAAAATACGGTATAGACGATATTAGAATTTTATTTGATAATGATATTCGGTTTTTAAAACAATTTACACGAATATGA
- a CDS encoding phenylalanine--tRNA ligase subunit beta has translation MKISLNWLKNYIDISNLTVEEIEKSLTMSGLEVESIERIGESLQGFIVGEVTSREAHPNADKLSLCEVSNGTEVFQVVCGAPNVAEGQKIVFARVGTIMPETGEKLKKVKIRGVESHGMICSEKELQLGDDHTGIVVLSSDASVGKSLVEHLNLSDTVLELGITPNRPDALSHIGVARELSAILKKKYCLPKIDFDEVDEKIEDLLKVEIENEIDSPRYCAKYVKNVKIKESPQWLKNYLNNIGIRPINNVVDISNFVMMEYGQPLHTFDAKLIEGRKIIIKNASEGERFITLDEKERILTNDTLMICDENRKIAIAGVMGGENSEISESTKDVIIESAYFNPKSIRKTSKRLGLSTESSYRFERGVDFNNTLNAALRAAQLISELADGEIVSGDIDEYPNKLESKEIELRIKRVTNYLGFEISRDKICEILESLGFEVRKQNGGELICTVPSFRPDVEGEADLIEEIARIYGYDNIPLDSRISFNISTERIFTEQEYSLREILTGFGLSEVINNTLLNESDAIFNSKVPMKILNPISQELSHLRTSLIPCLVKNVSSNNKFSEFDLSFYEIGNCVSLLGASLESFNDFVESRNLAICLTGLAKSENWKEKSEKVNLLHLKGLTEALFEKISLDKVSFTSYNNLENIFYSIEIKVFIDATYIGSLYQLDEAYLQKFDIENPVIAAEFNLDLIKSLPKRTETFKSVSNFPKVNRDISFYVADNISFREIEAKIYSLSDKLLINTFPFDLYRDEKLAGKKSIAIRLEFQSYEKTLTTEEIEKKLDKIVKGLEKEFNIQLRSSINES, from the coding sequence ATGAAAATTTCACTTAACTGGCTGAAAAACTATATTGATATTTCAAACTTGACAGTTGAAGAAATTGAAAAATCTTTAACGATGTCTGGTTTGGAGGTGGAGAGTATTGAAAGAATTGGCGAGTCTCTACAGGGATTTATTGTTGGTGAAGTTACTTCAAGAGAGGCTCACCCAAATGCCGACAAACTTTCACTGTGTGAAGTTTCTAATGGAACTGAAGTCTTTCAAGTAGTATGCGGAGCTCCAAACGTCGCCGAAGGGCAGAAAATTGTTTTCGCACGAGTGGGCACCATCATGCCGGAAACTGGGGAAAAATTAAAAAAGGTAAAAATTAGAGGTGTTGAATCTCACGGAATGATTTGCAGCGAGAAGGAACTTCAACTTGGTGACGATCATACAGGCATTGTGGTTCTAAGTTCAGATGCAAGTGTTGGGAAATCATTAGTTGAGCATCTGAATCTATCCGATACAGTTTTAGAACTTGGAATTACCCCAAATCGTCCTGATGCATTAAGTCATATTGGAGTAGCACGAGAATTAAGTGCAATTTTAAAGAAAAAGTATTGTCTTCCAAAAATTGATTTTGACGAAGTCGATGAAAAAATAGAAGATTTATTGAAAGTTGAAATAGAAAATGAAATCGACTCTCCTCGCTACTGTGCGAAATATGTAAAAAATGTTAAGATTAAAGAATCGCCTCAGTGGCTGAAGAATTATTTGAACAATATTGGTATCCGACCAATTAATAATGTAGTGGATATCTCCAATTTTGTTATGATGGAATATGGTCAACCACTTCACACTTTCGATGCAAAACTAATTGAAGGAAGAAAAATAATTATTAAGAATGCATCCGAGGGCGAAAGATTCATTACTTTGGATGAGAAAGAAAGAATTCTTACAAACGATACTTTGATGATTTGCGATGAAAATCGAAAGATTGCGATTGCTGGTGTAATGGGAGGGGAAAATTCAGAGATAAGCGAGTCGACAAAAGATGTCATTATTGAGAGTGCATACTTCAATCCAAAAAGTATACGCAAGACATCCAAACGATTAGGACTTTCTACAGAGTCCTCTTACAGATTTGAAAGAGGAGTAGATTTTAACAACACGTTAAACGCTGCTCTTCGTGCTGCTCAGTTAATTTCCGAATTGGCTGACGGAGAAATTGTTTCAGGCGACATTGACGAGTATCCTAATAAATTGGAAAGCAAAGAAATTGAATTAAGGATCAAACGAGTTACGAATTATCTTGGCTTTGAAATTTCACGTGATAAAATTTGTGAAATTTTGGAGAGTCTTGGATTTGAAGTTAGGAAACAAAATGGTGGTGAGTTGATATGCACCGTACCATCATTTCGGCCTGATGTTGAAGGCGAAGCTGATTTGATTGAAGAAATTGCACGGATTTATGGATACGATAATATTCCTCTCGATTCGAGGATTAGCTTCAATATATCTACAGAAAGAATTTTTACTGAACAGGAATACTCACTAAGAGAGATTTTAACGGGTTTTGGTTTATCCGAAGTAATCAATAATACTCTATTGAATGAATCGGATGCTATTTTCAACAGTAAAGTTCCGATGAAAATTCTAAATCCAATAAGTCAAGAACTCTCTCATTTGAGGACAAGTTTAATTCCATGTTTAGTTAAAAATGTTTCCTCTAACAACAAATTTTCTGAATTTGATTTGTCATTTTACGAAATCGGGAATTGTGTTTCTTTATTAGGAGCATCTCTCGAATCATTCAATGATTTTGTAGAATCGAGAAACTTGGCAATTTGTCTTACCGGACTTGCCAAATCCGAGAACTGGAAAGAAAAAAGCGAAAAGGTAAATCTATTACATTTAAAAGGTTTAACTGAAGCTCTTTTTGAAAAAATATCTCTTGACAAAGTATCATTCACTTCTTATAATAATTTAGAAAATATATTCTATTCTATTGAGATTAAAGTGTTTATAGATGCGACTTACATAGGTTCTTTATACCAGCTGGATGAGGCATATCTTCAAAAATTCGATATTGAGAACCCAGTTATTGCTGCAGAATTTAATCTTGATTTAATAAAGTCCTTGCCAAAACGTACAGAAACATTTAAATCTGTATCAAATTTCCCAAAAGTCAATCGTGACATAAGCTTTTACGTTGCCGACAATATATCTTTTAGAGAAATAGAAGCAAAAATTTATTCTCTTTCTGACAAACTTTTAATCAATACATTCCCATTTGATCTTTATAGGGATGAAAAACTTGCAGGAAAGAAGAGCATTGCAATTAGACTTGAGTTCCAATCATACGAAAAGACTCTTACAACCGAAGAGATTGAAAAAAAATTAGATAAAATCGTAAAAGGACTTGAAAAAGAATTTAATATACAATTGAGGTCATCAATTAATGAGTCTTGA
- a CDS encoding cell division protein ZapA gives MSNQKKLKIKIFDKEYSLLVENEERAKDLGDYVNTLMNDLREDMSDQPTQTVAVLASLNIANDLFAEKDSYNKSIDKANERINKLNLLLEDIS, from the coding sequence ATGTCAAATCAGAAGAAGCTCAAAATTAAAATATTCGATAAAGAATATTCTCTATTAGTTGAAAACGAAGAACGTGCTAAGGACCTAGGCGATTATGTTAATACACTGATGAATGACTTGAGGGAAGATATGAGTGATCAACCGACTCAAACAGTGGCTGTATTAGCATCGCTTAATATTGCAAACGACCTATTTGCAGAAAAAGACTCATATAATAAATCCATAGATAAGGCGAACGAAAGAATCAATAAACTAAATTTGCTTCTGGAAGACATCTCTTAA
- the rny gene encoding ribonuclease Y, with protein sequence MDLYILIPLIVFLCVALFFLGWMLNSQVGKRSISSAEERAKKIIEGAEKESANLKREKLLEVKDEWYKKKQQFDQESSHKKNQLQGYEKQIKSREESLEKKLEVYNKKEKSLLESEKELTRRLNESEKKNLHLDTIITEQNIRLERTAGLTRHEAKKMLIENLESEAKTEAAQTIKNIRDQAKAECKKEAQKIIVQAIQRSAADHSVETTLSVVQIQNEEMKGRIIGKEGRNIRAFEAATGVDVIVDDTPEAIILSAFDPFRREVAKVSIEKLMADGRIHPARIEEVVEKVKEELEDKIVEDGENALVELGLHGMHKELIKSVGKMKYRSSYGQNLLQHSIEVALLAGIIAAELGLDSSHAKRGALLHDVGKTIEKGVEGPHALLGWELTKKYSEHPVVVNAVGSHHDDIEMEHPIAAIVQAADSISGARPGARREPLEGYVKRLEKLETIAKSFEGVAKTYAIQAGREVRVVVEHEKVDDLIADRLSQEIAGKIQEEMEYPGQIKVVVIREVRKVAFAK encoded by the coding sequence ATGGACCTTTATATTTTAATCCCATTAATAGTCTTCCTGTGTGTTGCATTGTTTTTTCTTGGGTGGATGCTAAATTCCCAGGTAGGAAAGCGTAGTATCAGTTCTGCTGAGGAAAGAGCAAAAAAAATAATTGAAGGTGCTGAAAAAGAATCTGCAAACCTCAAGCGAGAAAAACTTCTTGAAGTTAAAGATGAATGGTACAAGAAAAAACAACAATTCGATCAAGAATCTTCACACAAAAAAAATCAGCTTCAAGGATATGAAAAACAAATTAAGTCGCGTGAGGAATCTCTAGAAAAGAAATTAGAAGTCTACAATAAAAAAGAAAAATCTTTATTGGAAAGCGAAAAGGAGCTGACTCGCCGATTAAACGAATCGGAGAAAAAGAATCTTCATCTAGATACAATTATTACTGAGCAAAATATTCGGCTCGAACGGACTGCAGGACTAACTCGCCATGAAGCAAAGAAAATGCTCATTGAGAATTTAGAGAGTGAGGCTAAAACAGAAGCTGCACAGACTATTAAAAACATTAGAGATCAAGCAAAAGCGGAATGTAAAAAAGAAGCTCAAAAGATTATCGTGCAAGCCATCCAGCGTTCAGCTGCTGATCATTCAGTTGAAACAACACTAAGTGTCGTCCAAATTCAAAACGAAGAGATGAAGGGAAGAATTATTGGAAAAGAGGGAAGAAACATCCGCGCATTTGAAGCTGCAACAGGTGTCGACGTAATAGTTGATGATACTCCAGAAGCCATTATTTTGAGTGCATTCGATCCATTCAGGAGAGAGGTCGCAAAAGTTTCGATTGAAAAACTCATGGCGGATGGGCGTATTCATCCAGCTCGAATCGAGGAAGTCGTTGAAAAAGTTAAAGAAGAACTTGAAGATAAAATTGTTGAAGATGGCGAGAATGCTCTTGTGGAATTGGGCTTACATGGGATGCATAAAGAACTTATAAAGTCAGTTGGCAAAATGAAATATCGTTCAAGCTATGGGCAAAATCTACTGCAGCATAGCATTGAAGTTGCATTGCTGGCAGGAATTATTGCTGCGGAATTGGGATTAGATTCAAGCCATGCAAAAAGAGGTGCACTGCTACATGATGTTGGAAAAACTATCGAAAAGGGAGTAGAAGGTCCGCACGCATTACTTGGCTGGGAGTTGACAAAAAAGTATAGCGAGCATCCAGTAGTTGTAAATGCAGTTGGATCTCATCATGATGATATAGAAATGGAACACCCGATTGCCGCAATTGTTCAAGCAGCCGATTCAATCAGTGGAGCCAGACCAGGTGCAAGAAGAGAACCGCTTGAAGGATATGTAAAACGGTTAGAAAAACTTGAAACAATTGCCAAATCATTTGAAGGTGTCGCAAAAACTTATGCGATCCAAGCAGGTCGTGAAGTCCGTGTTGTAGTCGAACACGAAAAAGTTGATGATTTGATAGCGGATAGATTATCCCAGGAAATTGCGGGCAAAATCCAGGAAGAGATGGAATATCCAGGACAGATAAAAGTAGTGGTTATTCGAGAAGTTCGGAAAGTTGCCTTTGCCAAATAA
- a CDS encoding dephospho-CoA kinase: MPLPNKSSSKISTINSNLLIGITGGIGSGKSLFSKYLKDNGEFVIDSDALAKELMVNNKNVRTHITQTFGAKAYLPNNELNKDFIAEEIYSSPIKYKKINSIVHPPTMIEVQKIAKREFKKHEMVFVESALIFEANIRDRFDYIVLVKSEISNRLRRIISRDSISPEDFFRRAEFQIDPDEAEELADFVIQNDSTLEELDIKFSFIWNILTLLTKKKKITKK; the protein is encoded by the coding sequence TTGCCTTTGCCAAATAAATCTTCTTCTAAAATTTCAACAATAAACTCGAATTTATTGATAGGTATCACAGGCGGTATCGGGAGTGGAAAATCTTTATTCTCAAAATATTTAAAGGATAATGGGGAGTTTGTGATCGATTCGGATGCACTGGCTAAGGAGCTAATGGTTAATAACAAGAATGTGAGAACCCACATCACACAAACTTTTGGAGCCAAAGCATATCTGCCGAATAATGAACTCAATAAAGATTTCATCGCTGAGGAAATTTATTCAAGTCCTATCAAATACAAAAAAATAAATTCAATTGTTCATCCTCCAACGATGATAGAAGTTCAAAAAATCGCCAAGAGAGAATTCAAAAAACATGAGATGGTCTTTGTTGAGTCGGCATTAATTTTCGAAGCGAATATTCGAGATAGGTTTGATTATATTGTATTAGTAAAATCTGAGATTTCGAATCGACTAAGAAGAATTATATCGAGAGATTCAATTTCACCAGAAGATTTTTTTCGAAGGGCGGAATTTCAAATCGATCCGGACGAAGCAGAAGAATTAGCAGATTTTGTGATCCAAAATGATTCTACCCTTGAAGAATTGGACATTAAATTCAGTTTTATATGGAATATTTTAACTTTACTTACCAAAAAGAAAAAAATTACTAAAAAATAA
- a CDS encoding proline dehydrogenase translates to MNLLNLLIVKVAQVLPKSFIKIFASRYIAGEYLPEGVRVVKELNSKKIRATMDVLGEDTTKLNEAESSTKEALKVLETISLEKLDSTLSVKLTQLGLKLNYDICLQNMKMILTEAKKLNNYIEIDMEDSTCTYDTVKIYKELRKEFANCGLVMQAYLRDAQNIFNGSLNELQNSSVRLCKGIYNESEEIAFKVKQEIRNNFVQLLDFLFANNIYVGIATHDPYLVDAAKHLILKYNKSFDQFEFQMLLGVKIDLRDQLVSEGYKVRIYVPFGTEWYKYSIRRMKENPQLAKNIAMNIFSKRS, encoded by the coding sequence TTGAATCTTCTAAATTTATTGATCGTCAAGGTTGCGCAAGTATTACCAAAATCATTTATAAAAATTTTCGCATCCCGGTATATTGCAGGTGAATATTTACCTGAAGGAGTTCGAGTTGTCAAAGAATTGAACTCAAAAAAAATTCGCGCTACAATGGATGTACTCGGAGAAGATACTACGAAATTAAACGAAGCTGAAAGCTCTACTAAAGAGGCGCTTAAAGTTCTTGAAACAATCTCCTTGGAGAAATTGGATTCTACGCTTTCTGTTAAACTGACTCAACTTGGGCTGAAACTAAATTATGACATTTGTCTTCAAAACATGAAAATGATTCTTACTGAAGCTAAAAAGTTGAACAACTATATCGAGATAGATATGGAGGATTCGACCTGTACCTATGATACTGTCAAAATTTACAAAGAGCTACGCAAAGAATTCGCTAACTGTGGTCTGGTTATGCAAGCTTATCTTCGGGATGCACAAAATATTTTTAATGGATCGTTGAACGAGTTACAGAATAGCAGCGTTCGGCTTTGCAAAGGTATTTATAACGAAAGTGAAGAAATCGCATTTAAAGTTAAGCAGGAGATCAGAAATAATTTTGTTCAACTATTGGATTTTTTATTTGCGAATAATATTTATGTTGGGATCGCTACTCATGATCCATATTTAGTCGATGCCGCGAAACATTTAATTCTAAAATATAATAAGTCATTCGATCAATTTGAATTTCAAATGCTTCTCGGAGTCAAAATAGATTTACGTGATCAACTTGTCTCTGAGGGATACAAAGTCCGTATTTATGTTCCATTTGGTACGGAGTGGTACAAGTATTCAATTCGAAGAATGAAAGAAAATCCTCAGTTAGCAAAGAATATTGCAATGAATATATTTTCCAAGCGATCATGA
- the tsaD gene encoding tRNA (adenosine(37)-N6)-threonylcarbamoyltransferase complex transferase subunit TsaD: MIILGIETSCDETSVGIIENDKILINLIYTQEQHRKFGGVVPELASRAHLQNLLPLVRQSLKETGIKLKDLDLISATAGPGLIGALIVGYCFGKSLSYSLKKNFIPVNHVHAHLYSTFLSDKKPEFPFLALLVSGGNTALYLIKDFFQMELLGSTVDDAAGEAFDKVGKLLGLNYPAGSEIEKLASLGDENFYDFPVAKLNEKYNFSFSGLKTSVLRFIQKNYPDGLNDETKRNIAASFQRALTKALIQKVEIACDEFKLSDAVVVGGVAANTYLRIKMRERLHPKNCMVYHPELNLCMDNGAMIAFAGLKSFESGYFKTNSITKPFPN; the protein is encoded by the coding sequence ATGATAATATTGGGGATAGAGACATCTTGTGATGAGACCTCTGTTGGGATAATCGAGAACGATAAGATTCTGATCAATTTAATTTATACTCAGGAACAGCACAGGAAATTTGGTGGAGTGGTTCCGGAACTCGCAAGCCGCGCACATCTTCAAAACTTGCTGCCTCTTGTCAGGCAATCATTAAAAGAAACCGGAATAAAATTAAAAGATCTCGATTTAATTTCAGCCACTGCCGGACCAGGTTTGATCGGTGCGCTGATTGTTGGCTATTGTTTTGGAAAAAGTTTGAGTTATTCATTAAAAAAGAATTTTATTCCAGTAAATCATGTACACGCTCATCTATACTCCACTTTCTTATCTGATAAAAAGCCGGAATTTCCATTTCTAGCATTACTTGTTTCAGGCGGGAATACAGCACTTTATCTGATTAAAGATTTTTTTCAAATGGAGCTGCTTGGTTCGACAGTTGACGATGCAGCCGGTGAGGCATTTGATAAAGTTGGTAAGCTGCTTGGATTAAACTACCCGGCTGGTTCTGAAATAGAAAAATTAGCCTCTTTGGGGGATGAAAATTTTTATGATTTTCCTGTGGCAAAGTTAAATGAAAAATACAATTTCAGTTTTAGCGGATTGAAAACTTCAGTATTGAGGTTCATTCAAAAAAATTATCCAGATGGCTTAAATGATGAAACAAAAAGAAACATTGCAGCATCTTTTCAGCGAGCATTAACTAAAGCTTTAATTCAAAAAGTAGAAATTGCTTGTGATGAATTTAAATTGTCAGATGCTGTTGTTGTGGGAGGTGTCGCAGCGAATACTTATCTTAGAATTAAGATGAGGGAAAGACTTCATCCCAAAAATTGTATGGTTTATCATCCGGAATTAAATCTATGCATGGATAATGGAGCAATGATCGCATTTGCAGGTTTGAAATCGTTTGAAAGCGGCTATTTCAAAACTAATTCAATTACAAAACCATTTCCAAATTGA
- the mltG gene encoding endolytic transglycosylase MltG, translated as MSSKLDPHKAKNLIPPDYWLLILSSFILFLMFGLNLFFSENPRSNEVSSLVKVHENSTFKNLADNLEKKKIISRKNAFLFCGFVLGVEKKIKAGSYNVPYGLSNYALLKMFYEGSGKSTVKITFPEGIPLKQIAKLSSDSLNFSQTEFLRIASSKEAMAKYNRQISSLEGYLMPDTYEFFTDSKPEEIIEKMQFQFNKFYDDRIKPYELKLKMNKHEIVTLASIIEAETNVDTERATISGVYHNRLKKKMRLEADPTVAYTLPWPPRRLLYKDLKIKSPYNTYLNLGLPPGPINSPGRASLLAAVNPEIHNYLYFVSTGRNDGHKFSRTYSEHQRAVREYRRTQR; from the coding sequence ATGTCATCCAAGTTAGATCCGCATAAAGCAAAAAACCTGATACCTCCAGATTACTGGCTATTAATACTCTCTTCATTCATTTTGTTTTTAATGTTTGGCTTAAATTTATTTTTTTCCGAGAATCCTAGATCAAATGAGGTATCATCCTTAGTAAAAGTACATGAGAATTCCACGTTTAAGAATCTTGCTGATAATCTTGAGAAGAAAAAAATAATCAGCCGGAAGAATGCGTTTTTATTCTGCGGTTTTGTTCTTGGTGTCGAAAAGAAAATTAAAGCCGGTTCATACAATGTACCTTATGGATTATCGAATTACGCATTGCTCAAAATGTTTTATGAAGGAAGCGGTAAGTCAACAGTTAAGATCACATTTCCGGAAGGAATACCTCTAAAGCAAATTGCTAAACTTTCATCCGATTCGCTTAACTTCAGTCAAACAGAGTTTTTAAGAATTGCATCTAGTAAGGAAGCGATGGCGAAATATAACAGACAGATTTCCTCCTTAGAAGGATATTTAATGCCTGACACTTATGAATTTTTTACCGACTCAAAGCCTGAGGAAATTATTGAAAAAATGCAGTTTCAATTTAATAAGTTTTATGATGATAGAATAAAACCGTATGAATTGAAACTTAAAATGAACAAGCATGAAATTGTAACACTTGCATCTATAATCGAAGCTGAAACAAATGTCGATACTGAGCGAGCTACAATTTCGGGTGTTTATCATAACCGCTTAAAAAAGAAAATGCGATTGGAAGCAGATCCGACTGTCGCCTATACTCTTCCTTGGCCTCCGAGAAGATTACTTTATAAAGACTTAAAGATTAAATCGCCTTATAATACATATTTGAATCTTGGGCTGCCACCAGGCCCGATTAACTCACCAGGACGAGCAAGTTTATTAGCAGCAGTTAATCCAGAAATACACAATTATTTGTATTTTGTTTCTACTGGACGGAATGATGGACATAAATTCTCAAGAACTTATTCAGAACACCAACGAGCAGTCCGAGAGTATCGCAGGACACAGAGATAA
- a CDS encoding DUF1343 domain-containing protein, translating into MMKIKFILPLTFLFALCSTSLISQVKVKTGIEVLVRDGLDKIKGKRVGLITNQTGVNSQLESTIDLLYSMRDVKLAALYGPEHGVRGAIPAGEKIDTYMDEKTNIPVYSLYGKTRKPTPEMLKGIDMLIYDIQDIGARSYTYISTMGLAMEAAAENNISFVVLDRPNPLGGEKFEGSIVREGFFSFIGQYPIPYLYGLTCGEIAQLINNEGLLKNGVKCNLIVVKMEGWRRNMLFEDTGLPWVLTSPHIPHYYSAQFYASTGILGELGVISEGVGSTLPFQLIGAEGIDPDLISSRLNALKLPGVIFRPNTWKPFYGNYQGKTLGGVQVHITDYQKINLTSIQFYFLQELKKLYPEKDVFALAKPDRIRMFDQATGWNKIREIFSKSYRYDDIKQIWENEAIDFRKKAAKYFLY; encoded by the coding sequence ATAATGAAGATTAAATTCATTCTACCTTTAACATTTCTTTTCGCTCTATGTTCTACAAGTCTTATATCTCAAGTCAAGGTAAAAACAGGTATTGAAGTTTTAGTTAGAGATGGGTTAGATAAAATTAAAGGCAAAAGAGTTGGCTTGATCACAAATCAAACCGGAGTAAACTCGCAGCTCGAATCAACCATTGATTTGTTGTACAGCATGAGAGATGTTAAACTAGCTGCGCTTTATGGACCTGAACACGGTGTGAGAGGAGCAATTCCAGCAGGAGAAAAAATTGATACCTATATGGACGAGAAAACAAACATTCCGGTCTACTCACTTTATGGAAAGACAAGGAAACCAACTCCCGAAATGCTTAAAGGCATTGATATGTTGATTTACGATATACAAGATATTGGTGCAAGGTCGTACACTTACATCAGCACAATGGGATTGGCAATGGAGGCGGCAGCAGAAAATAATATCAGTTTCGTTGTTTTGGATCGCCCTAATCCACTCGGAGGTGAAAAGTTTGAAGGATCAATCGTTCGCGAGGGATTCTTTTCTTTCATCGGGCAATATCCGATTCCATATCTCTATGGTCTGACTTGCGGAGAAATCGCACAACTGATTAACAATGAAGGTCTTCTGAAAAATGGAGTCAAATGCAATCTAATTGTTGTTAAGATGGAAGGCTGGAGAAGGAATATGTTATTTGAAGATACAGGATTGCCATGGGTTTTAACTTCGCCTCATATACCGCATTATTATTCAGCACAGTTTTATGCAAGCACGGGAATTTTAGGTGAACTCGGAGTAATTTCAGAGGGCGTTGGTTCAACACTTCCATTTCAACTAATAGGTGCTGAAGGGATTGACCCAGATCTAATTTCTTCGAGACTAAATGCACTTAAATTACCAGGTGTGATTTTTCGACCAAATACTTGGAAACCTTTTTATGGGAATTATCAGGGAAAAACACTTGGGGGGGTACAAGTCCACATTACTGACTACCAAAAAATAAATTTAACATCAATTCAATTTTATTTTCTTCAAGAATTAAAGAAACTCTACCCGGAAAAAGATGTATTTGCTTTAGCAAAACCTGATAGAATACGAATGTTCGATCAAGCAACAGGTTGGAATAAAATTAGAGAGATATTTTCAAAGTCCTACAGATATGATGACATCAAACAAATTTGGGAAAATGAAGCCATTGATTTCCGTAAAAAAGCTGCAAAATACTTTTTGTATTAG